The nucleotide sequence tcgaggagaaggccgggaactgggttcgggtgagccctattccggatgaccgcaatcacccaaggagccgaaccggatcaagtcaattggaagttgacttgtcaacggttcggtcgaccgaacctattgatcggtcgaccgaacgcttcattaaccgaagccaaccgcagtagacacgtcgaatgccacgtcagaagctgaccgttggtgaagctgatcggtcgaccgaacctcctgatcggtcgaccgaatcgaagttaatccagagacttagtcgagcaagatgatcgggccaactcagctagaagaccgttggccgatcggtcgaccgaacataaggatcggtcgaccgaacaaaagctcATCCCGACTGGAcgaaagactgggcaggtacagcaggttcggtcgaatgaacctggggatcggtcgaccgatccctctcgagtcaaacctaatcccgaaggttcaggttaactaataagctctagaacccctatataaagggggtctcgggtagctattcgTTACAATGATTTGATACGAAATTCAACTCTGTAATTACTGTTTAAGCAACTTCTTTGCTCTTAaagtgtacaaggcttctccgccttcaaagaaggagtttcttactgcgctttccatcgccctggattaacaaccctcttggttgtaaccaggttaaaaattctgtcttcacttctctttcttttattaagtgttgctttatttttgagttgaaaagctttgaggagggtaacttttattttcagacaattcacccccctcttgccggcctccactgtaccaacaagtggtatcagagcctgatcgcctcagaaggactaaccaccaactgaagcactacgatcaagacaatggccggcgcgaacattcatcccccgaatttcgacggagatttcgctacatgaaaacgaaaaatggaggtattctttaaaacagattttgatattttaattactgtgaaatatggttttgcagctcctaaagacaaagaagaaaaacgtggagcaagaaggagcaagccgattttgtcgccaacggaaaagctgaattccacctcctcagcgttctgccacctcaggaggtaagccggatcggaagctacaattcagcgaaagatctctaggagaaatttctggagcttcacgaaggtacatcTGAAGTGAAACTGGcgcggcgcgacatcctccggacacaactaataaacctccggatgaacaacggcgagaaggtagcgcaactccaagcaagaatcaaggagctgataacgcaactaacggaccttggagaagaagtaaccaaccgggatttcatccgatacgcgctcaatgccttcccgaggactttagaatgggcgtccttagtagatgcttactacatctctaaggactttgaggtaagtagtttagaaaacttgttttcaactttcgaacttcacgagtctcgacttgcagaaaaaccagtagagaagtTGAACCTCAACTttgccctacgagctgaaaaggatgatcccgactccgaagcgtcaatcgacgaaaacgaagttgcgttaatggtaagatgttttaataagttttttaaatctaacaaatttagatcgcagtcaagtaaacgtcatcaaaaaggaaggacagtccgatgctacaattgcaacgaagaagggcacatcaatgatgattgcccaaaattgaagagcaaacagaaagataaggaaagaagcaagaagccagctcgacccaagcaCAGAAATctgaaggcaacgtgggacgactcttcatcctccgagtcagaagtcgaagaattcgcaggattagctctactagctaaccatcagctagaagaagagtcaagctcagagatgagcatcgatgaagggggaggaacatcagaagaggaaagttgCAGTGAAGGGGAAGCCTCTCcaaatcaggtaagtaaggtacgcaatcttacCTCTACTCAGTCCTTTTGTTTTATAAagcactttctaaagagttagataaatttgaaaaggaaaatgaaaatttgaaattagaaaatgcaaagttaaaaaatgaaattcaagaactgaaatctgatgcatgtttaaaagaaaatatttttccaaaatcaaaaataatgttatatggaaaattaaactggtatgttaaacatcatcagggtcaaattaggaaaataccaagaaactatgtaccaccTAATTCCTGATTaattcagtaggaaggaacctctattgggttccaaaatctgtgctaaactaatctcttaaaattaaaagctttatagagagaaaattaaacattttctttatgaaagctttgtctaaggaagtggttgttgctccaataaccaagaaggcctagtgcctcgccacgacctggaagctaaaatattgaaacaaaaatgtttaattaactttctgaaaaagcattaaaagtagaattaaaatgctttgaaagagtacaaaattttttattttggattttttgaaattttttaaattaatacttgaataatactttgaaaaattaatcaattaatggttcttatttttttaaaaaatgcttagaatttttttttcctatcGTAAGAACTTActtccccgtttttgctgtgatcaaagggggagagaaaagtacaagtttagggggagttaggaaaattaaatttttaatatttttctaaatagtgttgcaattttatttattgcaaaacttattcttaatatgctagtttagtaattttttctttaaaattactttttgtgtctgttttaccctaacttgaacttgggttgatgcacatcaaaaagggagagattgttggaccccgtggtagttttgatgtgatcaaccaagttagttaggtcctgcgttttgtctgaaccctgtgtctgagtgtgcagaaacttaggagcgcaggaagtcgagcggaagacgcagctagcgaaaagaaCGGCActagaagggagccgacgggctcggtgcgtccgaaggacgagagagctgcggaagagtactccggtggagcgagaagaacatgcacggcgttcgagggacgagaagccgaacggaagcctgctcgaggaaaaggtcgggaactgggttcgggtgtgccctattccgaatggccgcaatcacccaaggagccgaaccggagcaagtcaactggaagttgacttgtcaacggttcggtcaaccgaacctattgatcagtcgaccgaacccttctttaaccgaagccaaccgcagcagacacgtcgaatgccacgtcagaagctgaccgttggtgaagctgatcggtcgaccgaaccgaagttaatctagagacttagtcgagcaagatgatcgggccaactcagctagaagaccgttggtcgatcggtcgactgaacataaggatcggtcgaccgaacaaaagttCATCCTCAGAGACTAcacctggacggaagactgggTAGGAcagcaggttcagtcgaccgaacctggggatcagtcgaccgatccctctcgagtcaaacctgatcccgaaggttcaggttaactgataagctctagaacccctatataaagggggtctcgggtagctattcgTTATAACGATTTGATACGAAATTCAACTCTGTAATTACTGTTTAAGCAACTTCTTTGCTCTCAAAGTGTACAAGGCTTCTTCGGCTTCAaggaaggagtttcttactgcgctttccatcgccctggattaacaaccctcttggttgtaaccaggttaaaaattctgtcttcacttctctttcttttattaagtgttgctttatttttgagttgaaaagctttgaggagggtatcttttatttgcaggcaattcacccccctcttgccggcctccgctgcaccaacaaaaacctctgttattatggaagtgcatgctcttaatcatgatataataaaaacacgtatatttaatatttatttctttaatttatcaaagggtgtgatttagctcgttaaatgaatatgcccgataagttgggaaatgatattatttatatagtgtgttgttgattatagaatgaaactgtgtcctagtaatctaggttgatgatgcccccttgaggagctcataaggattatcatataaatcctgcaggtggacctagtccggcataacaatgaagttgagtggtactactcttagagctagatattaattaagtaagttatcagtaactcatttaattagtggacattctatatcttaaacacaagaagattaatgcactcataataagaaggagcccataatataatttgggattggtacggtagttcaataataactctttagttatatgagttattattgatgaacttgagttgggtgttcggggcgaacacaggaagctcaagctcatcgggagaccaaaaccaattctcctctcggtccatgttgtagcctctataaaaccttatatccactaagtccactttttatccaagtaatgggtcggacacaaccttgcttggagcaaggggccggccaagtatAGGCTTTGAGCCCAAGtagtggccggccaaaccatgcttggtgtccaagcatggggtcgcccacataggattaaaggagattttaatttttgttaaatttttttccttttatagtcattcatgaaagagatttaaaagagaaattttattttaaaaattttcttttatagtcattctcatggttttaaaaaaagagagttttaaattttaaaatcttttcttttatagctatctacaaaagattaaagagagattttaattttattaaaatctttccttatttgtagttgtctataatgtttaaaagaaagattttaatttttgataaaattttccttttatgtaaccatgatttaaaaagagaagttttaattaatctttcattttttgtagttgtctacatgtttagagagagagattaattttaaaaaacttttctttattaCCATGTAcaatatgaaatttaaaaaaagagattttaattattattaaaatttcctcttttagaaggaggccacaaataaggaagttttaattatgtttaaaactttccttttttgtaaacatcatggtttaaaaggaagctttaatttttgttgtaaaaatttttcctttttagtatatcatgatgtggccggccataagaagattaaaaggaagttttaattaaactttccttttttaccaagaccaaggattataagagAGGGGGAGAGAGTGTCTCATGGACTTGACAACCTATTCTTATTCCCTCTCTATTTCCTTAGTGGTCGGCCAtgctcctttcctttcttctttcttgtggCCAGCGACACCACCTTCATCATGtcacctcttttgcttccttaggatcGGCGGCATCAAGGGTTGCTATATCCTTGTGGccagttgcttggagaggaagaagaagaagaggagaagcacttggtggccggttgcttgaaggagaagaagaagaaggaaatttcctattttggcatcccttgatggctcaagagtcttcgAGAAGAAGAAATGGTcccggtggaattcatcttggtagatcgtcgctcacatgacgtccaagaggaggtgaggaatacaacagaagatcaagaggtctttagctacaaagaaaagtataactaattgtcttattccgcatcatactagttttctttatatagatcttgaaaaaccaaacacaagaggttatcgattttaattattgtttttgttatcgatattcgtttcgatttcatgtttcgataatgtgtttttATTTAGGTTTCTGTAATTAAAactagtttactgtgagaagtttaaatatctgatttctttgaaacgTTTTGTCtagacagtggtggatgatcttatacccaagaaggtttagtgtctcgccacgtttgacctggaaactgatccttgaaatagatatttgatcaacttccttaatatggtttaacttaggaagatcacatcggttaaacttgaagtaagaatgttaagtttcgttcccaattcaatttaacttctaaaggaaaaaatttggattaataatgttaagcatcgtttgcaatccaaatttaactttagtagaacacatgagtagctaggatagttctatgcttgtccaaatttttatacaggggaactaggacggtattccgagtagcaactaacacgcgcctctatggtatccacacgaatacaTCCTTCGTTCGTCACACGAATGAAGCtttcggagaagaaccactttCATGGTGCTAGCCATTCATGGAGGTTCGGCCAAGAGTAAATTtgcccaaggaggaagaaggaggaagaagaaggaagataaAAAGTCACCATTTTCATCTCTTTCTCATCTTATTCTCATCTAAtcaaaaattcattccaaaaaACCTATATATATTCATCCTatgaataccaagggtcttttgtctctttgtattcctcttaatgggttgaatTATTATATTGGACTAATTATTAATCCAATAAGTCTAActcattgagtctaactcattaatccaatgtgtctaattcggattggactcaatccaatgagtgagttcatttgagtctaactcaatgagtaatccaaaaggcctaatcatctcatgattggctcttagggctaattactaacaagcttgatgggtcattttggcgttactaatgttggatcgagaagcgctagagggggggtgaatagcgctcgtggctatttcgcgtTTCGGAATCGACTTTGTAAAACTTGACGAGTAATAAGAGTAATAAAGCAACGGAAATAAAAGGCACACAATGCaaacacaggtcgtttacttggtttggagcctataacgactcctactccaaggctcgcggtcgttgaccgctttcggtgggcaacaactatagaatcgataAAGTTTACAAGAATAACAATTACAGCTTAACTTAAAATAatgatcttataccgacaacaagagatgaagaaacgaagctccgggtcgtcgggaggttatcacagcacttcgggatcgtgtcgttagcagcttgtcgcagaagGATCGCTTGGATGATGATTATTGGAGTGCTGCctcgaacccctcttttatactgtgctggaggcacctccaagcctgtccaaggcgcctccaggccgccgagtcgcacgggtggatcagcacaaacctggtcgcaccttatctgttttaaggcgcctccaagcctcttcaaggcgccttcaagccttggtccaaggcgcctccagcttcatccgaggcgcctccagctcttctggacagctggcttcggcttgcacccgaggcgcctccaagctccatggaggcgcctcgaacactgttcatccgaagctaaactctagtttttggccttgcaaaacatgttagtctacaaatacaaacacatcctgcaaaaccaagttagcacagatattaattatgaaatattctgacagtcttcggactatccgagtctgaattcggatttccgaccggaagtcctaggtcgacccaacgcctactgttccctctgcggggaatgcgtcctcacctactccactcaggagtgttacctgttgccagtacgatcctccagatcgactggacttttgctcggcgctcgatgcttccggactttctgttggactcccgcttcccggctcgtccagtcttccacctggttcgcgacaccagaacttttcacctagggttaccaccccctaggacttttgcctgaagccctcgacccgccaagactttccgcatagggttaccgcccccctatgacctaggattaccaccccctagggttttccacctgcctaaccgcagctaggacttttgcctaagcaccacttaggactttcctgcaagctacatgaaccttgttagataacaacataaccttaactttgaattcctttgccattatcaaaacaacggttcgatcgtcggatgcttcccacaccaacaactaagactttaggggttttacaggatcatttcttttggcctcatatgaaacgTGATGTGGAGAGAATTTGTGAGAAGTGCCtcacttgcaaacaagctaaatctaaattgaaatctaatggcttgtatactcctttgcctatacctagtgaacattggactgatatttcaatggactttattttgggattaccccggaccaagagggggagagattcaatttttatcGTAGCAGATAGATTTTCCAAAATGGCACATTTCATTCCATGTTATAAAATCGATGATACATCACATATAGCTGAATTGTtctttcactacaagaaaaatgtcattcaacaacacgcaaacgacaacgattttataccaaaccgttgtctttttgccttttaacaacagttttaacaaaaactgttgtcttttagtaatttttttggcctatgacaacggtttttaaaaactgttgtctatttatgtttttttggggatacgacaacggtttttaaagggtacgacaacagttttttaaaactgttgtctatgtgcgcttttttgggattacgacaacagtttttaaaaaccgttgtctattaagtgttgttgaatgcgattgttttttctttcgccactttttctccttcgtcatttttctgtctattaagtgttgtttacgcttgtttttttctgtctctttcccaaaaccctactcttcgccgcctcctcctcaccaccctcttcgccgcctccctcctcaccaccctcttcgctacctccttcctcgccgccctcttcgtcgcctcaactttcggcctcgccacctcctcctcgcggcctctactttcagccatcttcaccgcctcctcctcGTCGCCTCGACTTTCAGCCATCTTTGTTGCCTCCTTCTCACCAGCGCCTCCTCCTCGCCACCTCGACTTTCATCCATCTTCGCTGCCTCCTCACTAGTGCCTCCTCACTTCTGCCGCTGGAATCATCGACACAAAATGACATGATGGATAAAGGTACGACAAActatttcctttatctgcaacaaCAACATAGACAAAAGTGTTGTTTTTGTTGCTCAAGCAAGGAACAAGCTGATACAAACTCTGGGCCTCGATTCTTCTCCTACAACTCATGAAACTTGCCCACCAACCATTTTGGTAATGGTCGAAGCCAGAGCTTGAAAGATCGGAGGGTGACAAAGATTGGGAAGGGAGGCCACAACTTCCGCTCGCAAACTTCGGATCCACCAAGCGGATCGTGCCGCTTTTGTAAGATAGCTGAGTGACCAAGTAGTGTGTGGAGCCGATGGAGATGGTGGCTTTGTCGCCGTCGCAGGTGAGCTCGTACATCCGATCCCCGCACTGAGGCGGATCAGTTGTTCGACAAAATGGGTGGCTGATGTCGTGGAACAGACCGCAAGAGAAGGGAGCACAAGCTTCTTGGCTccactgctgctgctgctgccccGTAGCTGTAATAGCAGCCTGGGACAAGAGGAGGAAGAGTAGCGGCAGAAGCAAAGCGTAGAAGCTGCGCCATGATGCTTTGCAGGCCATGGCCATGCAAAGGGATCGAGAGCTGTTCTTGGTAGATGTCTTCTTCATCTATCTCAAGGGAAACTACAAGAATTGGGTATTGATCAGCAGGCAATCACGTTTACGCGGGTTATAAGTTGGGGACAGGAGTCCCAGATCGATATCACGGAGCAGGGAACATTGGCCACCCCATTTCAGTCCCCTATTTGTACCGCTACATGGCATGCGacatttcatttaaaaaaaatggttAACAAGGTATTTGAATCACAATGGACACTATCTTAGGCATTTCATCAGCATAAGCAGTGAAGTCCTCTCTGCATCACAATGGACACTATCTTAGACATTATTCGAGGAGATGCAAATGAAAGGGCTGTAGTAGAAATGTACACAATCTTTGGGCTCAAGAGTCCAGAATATTCATCTTCCAAAGATTGGGGGAGGTCAAAGTGAAGAAGAGTGACATGAGGTTCAATTCCTGCCGGCCAAACACAGTTTGGTAAAATTGTGACTGGAAATTGTTAAGGTATGACCACTATTCTACTTGTACCATATTTCTTGAGTTCATTGATCAAGTTATTATAATACTGCACCCCTTCTGGATTAACTGGCCCTCTACCATCTGCAACATGACACCAATTAGAATCATGTAATGCTTAAACTATTTGGTCAGGAAAATAAATTATTGCAAGGTGAATGCCGACTAGGAATGACTCTGCTCCAGGAGATAGAGAATCTGTAGGCATCTAGGCCCATGTCATGCATCAACTTCACATCTTCCTGCCAACAAGAAAAACCATAATTTTATATGCCTACAGTTCACAGGATTGCATAATTGCCTAAAAAACTCACGATCGACCTTGTACTTGTGATACTGATCAGCTGTTATGTCTCCAGTTCTTTTGTCTTCTGTTCTCCCTTAGATTCTGAAGACATTTTAGAGTTTGCAGCCACTAAATTAGTGCTTTTTTCTTGTTAAACGAAATTTAACCTTCGTGTGCAAAGGTGTCCTAGATGCAGGGAGTTCTTCCTCCCTCTGCAGCAGCCCCTTCCACCTTCATGAGATTGAGACCCAAAAGATTACACCATGCAAACTCAAGAAATTAGTTGAACTCTCAAGTTGAGGCAAATTAAGAACTAATGAGACTGCACCATATAAACCTGTTCCTTTGGCATTATGTTTTATATTACCTCTTCAAATGTACTCTTCAAGCTAATGGTTTGGGACACTAGAGAAGATATTAATGTTTGAACCCTCTAATACATGCTTAGTGAAGCATACATGCAGTTCAAATTTTGCTTCTACATCTTTGTTTTAAACTGCATTCCCTATATATCTTCTAGAGCCTTGAAACATCTTTATTTCTTACGTCTTTTTTGCATGCCTGCATGTCTATAATTATGATATAGGCCTTTCCTTAGTGTATGTGTATTTTCTACTGTTTGTTGCtacaggatggagtaacttcttTAGGAGTCCTTTTGTGGATGTGTGTTCCACAAATATACAGAGGTTCAGATCTAGCAGAATCATAAACCAAAGCTCACTTGCTCAACTTTTGCTGTCCTTTTTCGACAAGGTGCGATCTTTTAGATTCATGGCTAGTTACCTAATTGTACAACATTTAGCGTTTTAGACTGAGTAAGTCTCGATTTTCATGAATAGGTTGGGTGGAGCTAATTAGAGTTTTCTAATTAGATTAAGATTAGGTTTTGTTAGGTCTCTAAATCATTTTATGCATTTTTTAACTTACTTTTGGACAGCGAGTTAGTTCTTTTGATGGAATTATACATCTATGATGCTTAATTTGGGATTGTAGCATACTTTTTTGACCAAAGAAGTCTAGATCAATGATAGATTGTTCTTCAATCTACTACTCTTTTTAGCATCTTTATCCTGCTATAATGTTATTATTTAAGATTATGTTGCATTGATTTTTGTTACTCTTTctggattcatttttatttaaggcattctttcctttaatggtcccttttagaatttaatgtatgacttattccttagcatcatatggagtgtgtgggaacatttgcattagattgtaccttttagaattaatgctgcttgatcactagaaaaaataatgtttgcatgatttataatagaagctttgtatgcagtgacatagaatgaaaattctgcttaataagaaatttaagagccaccatattatttcaagaggttaccatttatgttacgtagataacgctttttgcacttctattagatgactatatcaaatggtttttatggttatgtaacatttatgcagtgcaattagaatcacACGTACAGTTTAGTtgctaatttgtaatatatatctttattcgaataggtgtcctcaagagtattgggaagaatgtcgacaagctaaaaaaatgaagagactttaacaaattaaggagcactaggagctgcaatccctcctcttcaccgacatctaaatagaaaatcttgtgttatattgttctacctttattttaatagtgttatcattttgttgattgcttatgaaattttgttggttgcttatgaaatttcttcagaatgttatagatattatttttgaatgttagaaaattgtatattaaattttattttgaaatttagtattttgaatgatttataatattggaaaattgtgtattaattttttttctaaaaaagacaacgattttttaccgt is from Zingiber officinale cultivar Zhangliang chromosome 7B, Zo_v1.1, whole genome shotgun sequence and encodes:
- the LOC122004705 gene encoding beta-glucosidase 11-like, which encodes MHDMGLDAYRFSISWSRVIPNGRGPVNPEGVQYYNNLINELKKYGIEPHVTLLHFDLPQSLEDEYSGLLSPKIVYISTTALSFASPRIMSKIVSIVMQRGLHCLC